GGCCCCACCAGCCTCGGCGCCCACACCGGCGGCGGCGGGTCGGGGACGGGCGCCGCCGGTGTGGGCGCCGAGGCTGGTGGGGCCTGCTCGGTCCCGGGCGGCGCGGCTTCGGGCGCGGCCTCGGCCACGGCGGCCGGGGGCGCCCCGCCGCCGCCGGGCGCGGCGATGACCGGTGGCGGACCGACTTCCGTGCGATGGACGGTCACCCCGGCCAGCGCCACGGTGAGCTGGACGGCGATGGCCGCCGCGGTCACGATCCGGCAGCGCTCCTGCCAGCTGCTCGCCCGACGCTGCTGCGGGCTCGACGCGCGCACGTCCATCTGGCCCCCCGAGAAGGTTCCGGCCCCACACAATGGCGGCTCCCGCTGCGGGGGGCAAGGGGTTCCTGGCTGCTCTGCGGCGGCCCCGCGGTCCGGCGCTACCCTCGGCGCCCCGCCGCCGGAAGGAGCACGCCGTGCCAGAGCCCGTGATCGTGGCCGCGACCCGCAGCCCGGTGGGCAGGGCGTTCAAGGGGTCGCTCGTCCACCTGCGACCCGACGACCTGGCCGCGGCGATGGTCACCGCGGTCCTCGACAAGATCCCTGAGCTCGACCGCACCGAGATCGACGACCTCATGCTCGGCTGCGGCCTGCCGGGCGGCGAGCAGGGCTTCAACATGGCGCGGGTCGTCGCGATCCTCGCCGGGCTGCCGACGGTCCCCGGCACGACCGTCACCCGCTACTGCTCCTCGAGCCTGCAGACCATCCGGATGGCGGCGCACGCCATCAGAGCGGGGGAGGGCGACGTCTTCGTCGCGGCGGGGGTGGAGACCGTCAGCCGCTTCGCCAAGGGCAGCGCCGACAGCCTGCCCGACACGCGCAACCCCCGCTTCGCCGAGGCGGGCGAGCGCACCGCGCGGCGCGCCGACGGCGGCGCGGGTCCGTGGGAGCCCCATGCGGGCCTGCCCGACGTCTACATCGCGATGGGCCAGACCGCCGAGAACGTCGCGCAGCTGGAGGGGGTGACCCGCGAGGGGATGGACGCCTTCGCCCTGCGCAGCCAGACGCGCGCCGTGGCGGCGCAGCGCAGCGGGTTCTTCGACCGGGAGATCACCCCCGTGACCTTGCCGGACGGCACGGTGGTGGCCGCCGACGACGGGCCCCGCCCGAACACGAGCCTCGAGAAGCTCGCGAGCCTCGAGCCGGTGTTCCGCCCCGACGGCACCGTCACCGCCGGCAACGCCTGCCCCTTGAACGACGGTGCCGCCGCGGTCGTCGTCATGAGCGACGAGAAGGCCCGCCGGCTCGGCGTGGCGCCCCTCGCGCGGGTCGTCGCGAGCGGCGTGTCGGCCCTGGACCCCGAGATCATGGGGCTCGGGCCGATCGGCGCGACCCGGCAGGCGCTCGCGCGGGCGGGCATGACCATCGCCGACGTCGACCTCGTGGAGATCAACGAGGCGTTCGCCGCGCAGGTCATCCCCTCCGCCCGCCGCCTCGACGTGGACATAGAGCGCCAGCTGAACGTCAACGGCGGCTCCATCGCCATCGGCCACCCCTTCGGGATGACCGGGGCGCGCATCATGTGCACGCTGCTGAACGGGCTGGCCACCGCGGACAAGGTCGTGGGGCTCGAGACGATGTGCGTAGGGGGCGGTCAGGGGATGGCGATGATCGTCGAGCGGCTCCGCTGATCGCCCTACCTGACCGGCACACTGTCCTGCCGGTCCCCTACTAAACACCCCCAATTGGGGGGTTCACAGACCGTCACCGGGTGTCTACACTCCCCCCTCGTGGCTACCAACGGCATAGGGTCGCGCTCATCCCCCTATTGGGGGGGCGACCGGCGGCAGACGCTCGCACGGCCAGGGGGGTCGCCGACGACCGCTCTCCTCGTTGGCGCGGGGCTCATCGTCGGCCTGTGGGCGCTGGTCAACCTCGTCGGCGGGCTGAGCGCCCCCGGCGCGGGCACCGACATGATTCTCCTCCACGCCTTGCTCGACACCGGTGCGGCGGCGCTTGCGGTGGTCGTGGCTGTGCTCTGCGTCGTGCGCTGGCGCCTGGTCGGGGAGGCGGCGGCGCTGTGGTCCGGCGTCGCGTTGCTCGTCTACGGGATCGTCACCCTCGCTCTCACGGGCGTGCTGCCGCACGTGTTCGACGTCGGTGATGCGGTCGTGTGGCTGCGGCCCGCCAGCCGCTTCGTCGTCATGGCGTTCCTCGCCGCCGCGGTCGTCAGCCCGCCCGTGGACGGGCGTCTCGGACTCACCAGGTTGCTCCTGTTCGCCGTGTCCGCGACCGTCGTCCTCGCCGTCGCGTTCCAGCTCATTCCGGGTGCCTCCCAGTACCTCACCGGCGGGGCCGACGCCCATCTCGGCGTCCCGGCGAGCGGCTACGGCTCCCTCCTCGTCACGGTGCTGTGGGGCGCCCTGTTCGCCGGGTTCATGCTTCGCGGCCACCGGGAGAGCCGTCCGCTGCTCAGCTGGCTGGGCCTGCTCCTCCTCGGGCTGGCGTTGGCGGAGCTCACCCGGCTCCTCGCGGCCTACAACGTCGACCTGTGGAGCGCCGGCGCCCATCTCCTGCGGCTCACGGCCCTGGCCGTCGCCATGGCCGGAGCGACCATCGAGCTGCAACGCGCGTTCAGCCTCCAGAGCGACCACCTCATGCGGACGGTGGTGTCGGCCCGCGCCGCGGAGGCACGCGTCCGCGCCGAGCGCCAGGAGGTCGAGGAGCGCGCGCACGAGGCCCGTAACGCGCTCACGGCGATCGAGGGGGCGAGCCAGACACTCGAGCGCTACCGCGACCGCCTCGACGCCGACACCCGCAGCTCGCTCATGACGGCGTTGAGTGCGGAGATCGCACGGCTGCAGCGGCTCGTGAGCGCGGAGAAGATCACCGCGGACCGGGTGCCGTTCAAGGTCGCCGAGTCGCTGGCCCCGGTCGTCACCGGCGCGCGTACGCACGGTGCCGGTGTGCTCGTCGACATCGACGACGAGCTCACCGCCTTCGGCCGCTGGGCCGACACGGCCGAGGTGGTGCAGAACCTCATCGAGAACGCCCGGCGCTACGCTCCCGGCTCACCCGTGGTCGTCCGCGCCCGTCGCGAGTGCGATAGAGTGCTCGTGCGCGTGGAGGACCGCGGCCCCGGCGTCGCCCCGGAGCAGCGCGAGGCGATCTTCCGTCGGGGCGTACGCGGCAAGCAGGGCGACGGCGTCGCGGGGTCGGGACTCGGCCTGTACGTGTCGGCCCGGCTCATGCGCGACCAGGGGGGTGACCTCCGGCTGGAGGACCGCCCGGGCGGCGGTGCGGTCTTCGTGGTGGACCTGCCGGCTGAGGAGGACTCAGCGGTCGAGACCGGTGGAGGGGGGCATGTCGAGGGCGTCAGCACAGCGCTGGACGAGCGCGACGAGGCTCCCGAGGTCGTCGAGGGGGACGGACCTGCCGCCCACCCTCGCCGTGCCGAGCGCGGGGGCCTCCGGTAGACGGATCACCACGGAGGCCTCCAGCTCGGTCTCTTCCGTGCCGACGAGGGCGATGTCGAAGTGGCCCTCGGCCTCGTCGCCGTCGAGGACCACGACGTCACGGTCCTCGCGGCTGAGCACCCGCGACAGCGCGTCGCTGAACAGTCGCGGCTCGACCGCGATGGCCAGACGGCGGCGGGCAGGCGTCATGAGAAGAGGATGGCCTGTCGCCTACCGTCCGTCATCCCTAATATTGATGAGCATGTGGGAATGTGCGGGGCTGCCATGAACACACGGATCCTGATCGTCGAGGACCACGCGCTGCTGGCGCAGAGCCTGCAGTTCGCCCTGGAGGACGACGGCTACGAGGTCGAGGTTGCCGCGGACATCAGCCCTGAGGCGGTGGTGAAGGCGGCTGACCGCTTCCGGCCCGCTATCGTCCTCCTCGACCTCGACCTCGGCGACGAGGGCTCCTCCCTGCCGATCATCCCGCCGCTGCGGGACATCGGCGCCTGCGTCGTCATGGTGACCGGTGAGGAGAACCGCGCGCGCCTCGGCGAGTGCGTGAACGCCGGGGCGATGGGGATCGTGCCGAAGTCGGCGCCCTTCGGCGATCTCGTCAGCGCCGTGCGCGAGGCCGCGGAGCTGCGCAGCCTGCTGCCGAAGCCCGACCGCGACGCGCTGCTCGCCGAGATGCGCCGCCAGCACGCCGAGGCCGAGAAGCGCCTCGCCGCCTTCTCCCGCCTCACCATGCGGGAGAAGGAGGTCCTCGCCGGCCTCTGCGACGGCAAGTCCGCCGAGACCATGGCCACCGAGGCGTTCGTGTCCCTCGCGACCATCCGCAGCCAGATTCGCACGCTGCTGCAGAAGCTCGGCGTCAACTCCCAGATCGGCGCCGTCGCCATGGCCCGCCGCGCCGGCTGGGAGCTCGACCGCGACTGACCCGCATTCGCCGGGGTTGCCACGCCCCGACACGGCGGCCCCCATCGACGAGCACGGTCGTCTGCCCACGCCATCATCGGGGCGCCGACGGCCACGCGGCCTCGCGTTCTCCACCCGAGTAGTACGCAAGCCGTGGCCCCGGGTCATCAATATTGATGATCGCAGCGCCGCCAACGCCGACGAAGCCTCCCGAAACGGACGAGGGGACATTCATCAATCTTGGGGATGACGCCCTCCCCCGGCCGCGCGACTATTCCGTCATCAAGCAAGACGTTCGCACGAAGGCGGGCGTCGCGAGCACCAGGAGAAGATCACAATGATTCACGCACTTGTCACCCTCCAGATGCTGGCGCAGCGCGCCGGCGAGCGTCTCAACCGCGAAGAGACCGGCGCCACTGCCGTTGAGTACGGCCTGCTGGTCGCCCTTATCGCTGCCGTCATCGCCGCTACGGTCTTCACCCTCGGTGGCGAGATCGATACTGCATTCCAGACCGTCGTCGACTGTATCCAGGCCCCCGCCGCCTGCTAGTTAGCTAGCCAAGCCGCACAACGGGAGGCCCGGTGGTTCCTTCGGGGCCGCCGGGCCTCCCACTCTTACTACGCACGAGGTCCACCGATGAACACGAGCGAGTCGAACCTCGGCGATGGTCTGGCCTGCTCGGGCGCAGGCGAGCAGGGTGCTACCGCCGTTGACTACGCACTGATCGCCGCGGTCATGCAGGAATCGTCGGCACGTCGGTCAGCAGATACTCAACCTCTTCACCAACCTCGAAGGTGCGTTCTGACATGAAGCGGCGGCGTGGACACAACGGCGAGCGCGGCGCAGCCGCCGTCGAGTTCGCCCTCGTATTCCCACTCCTCATCGTTTTGCTCTTTGGGATACTCGTATTCGGCCTGGTGTTCTTTCAATGGCAAGGCGTCCAGGCCGCCGCTCGGGAGGGCGCTCGCATGGCATCCCTGAGCCAGACCACGCAAGCTCAGATCCGCGACCGTGTTGACAACTCCTTGCAAGGCGTTCCACTCCCCAACGGCCGGACGATCGCCGTTGATCCCAACGTGGCCCGTCCGTGCAATTTCCGCGCAGGTCAAACCGTCAGGGTGCGAGTGGCTACTACCACCACCATCAATATCCCGCTCATCCCCACCGCAACGGTGTCCCTTGGGGGACAGGGAGTCTTCCGGTGCGAATAGCTGCCCGCATCGAAGTTATTCCCCAGGATCACGGTGCAGTCTCGGTCATGGTGGCCGTGTGCCTCGTCATGCTGTTCGGTGCCACAGCCCTGGCCGTGGATGCTGGCCGCTTGTGGGAGCAACGTCGCCATCTTGTCACGACCACCGACGCCGCGGCGCTCGCTGCTGCCCAGTTGTACGGCGAGGCCAGCAATGGCTGCGCGGCCGCCCCTGGTTGGATAGCTAACAACCACGCCACCGCCGCCATGACATCCTGCAACCTGGTTCCCATTGGCTCAAATGCCGGCCATGTCACCGTACAAGCCCGCACGGACGTCGACTTCTCCTTCGCACCGGCCCTGCCTAGCGCCCCTAGCAGCGCAAGCGTGCCATCCAGCTCCACGGCCATCTTCGGCCAGGCCAACACCGTGTTTGGCTTGCGCCCGATCGGCATCTGCAAGGACCACCCTGCGCTCCAAGCATGGATCACCGCGGGTGCTCAGGACGATGGCCAGATACACCGCATCGGCTATAACAAGAATGACAACGCCCACTGCGGCGAGGCCACTGGGAACTGGGGCCTGATGGCCTTCACCGGTGAGCAGTCAAACGCGGTGTTCAAAGAGCACGTGGAGGTGGGGTACGACGGCGGCGTTTCCATCGGCGATGAAGTGCGTGCGAGCACCGGGTCGTTCAACAACTCCATTCAGCCTCAGTTGAACACGCTCAAGGGGCAAACCTTCGCGGTGCCCATCTTCAGCTCGGTCATCGATCCAAACGGGCAGAACGCCCGCTACGTCATCTCCGGGTTCCTGACCATCACCCTGCACGATTTCAAGGTCACAGGCGCTGCGGCTGGTCGCTGGATGGACGTTGAGTTTCACCGGCGCGCCCTTACAGGGACATGCTGCTCAAGCGGGCCTTCGACCGGAGCGATCGTCATCGCCATCTGCGCGGTGGACCCCGATGCCACGGCCATCGCAGCTTGCAACCCTTAACAACAACTAAAGGAAAGAGACGGACAATGGCAAGACGGATACTCGGTATCGTGGCGGCGGTGGTGCTCGCCGCGGTCGGCACGGGCGTGCTAGTGCTGTACGTGCAGGGCGCCGAGCAGCGCGCCCTGGCCGGTGAGCGCACCGTCGACGTGCTCGTCGTGCAGGCGCCCATCAAGAAGGGCACGACCGCCGAGCAGTTGGCGGGTCTGGTCGAGTCCAGCAAGATCCCGGCCAAGGTGCAGGCCATCGACAGCGTCAGCAGCCTCGACGAGCTCGACGGCAAGGTCGCCGCAGTGGACCTCGTGGTCGGCGAGCAGCTCGTCGCCACGCGCTTCGTCGAACCGGCGCAGCTGGCTCGTACCGGCTCCGTGGACATCCCCGACGGTCTGCAGCAGGTGACCCTGTCGCTGGAGCCGCAGCGGGCTGTCGGCGGCCGGCTCGCGCCGGGGGACACGGTCGGGGTGTTCATCTCCTTCGCGCCGTTCGACCTGGAGGGCGTCATCCTATCGGACGAGGAGGGGAACACCGCGGAGGTCAGCAAGACACCGAACACCACACACCTCACTTTCCACAAGGTCCTGGTGACCAACGTCCAGGGCGAGGCCGCGCCCGCAGCCGAGGACGACGAGGACGCCACCACCGGTCCCACGCCCGCACCCGGCGGGAGCTACCTGATCACCCTGGCGGTCGACGCGGCCCAAGCCGAGCGGATCGTCTTCGCCGCCGAGTTCGGGCTCCTGTGGCTGTCCAACGAGCCGGGCGCCGCCGTTGAGGACGGGACCGAGATCCGCACGAGAGGAAACGTGTACCCATGACCGACAGCCGCATCGTGCTGGCGACCACCGACCCCGACTACGAGCGCCGCCTGCGCAGCGCCTACGCGGGGGCGCTCAACGGTGACCTGCGTACGCTCTCCGACGAGGTGCTCGGCCTGCCGGCATCCCAGATCGTCGAGGCGATCGCCGGGGGCTCGTCCCCCGTCGAGGTCCTCGCCCTGGGCCCGGGCTTGCCGGTCGAGGAATCACTCGAGCTGGCGCGCCGCTTCGACCTCGACCATCCCGAAGTCAGCGTCGTGCTCATCACCCGGCCCTCAGCCGACTTGTGGGCCAAAGCCGCACGCTCCGGCGTGCGCGACATCCTCGATCCCGACGCCGACTCCGCGGAGCTCCTCGACGTCATGGAGCGGGCCAGCCAGAGCGCCGTGCGGCGCCGGGCCAGCTTCGCCGGGGACCCCGATGCCGCAGACGCCACCCCCGGTCATATCATCACCATCGTCTCTCCGAAGGGCGGGTCCGGCAAGACCACCGTGGCGACCAACCTGGCCGTGGGCCTGGCCCAGGTCGCACCCGGAGAGGCCGTGATCGTCGACCTCGACCTGCAGTTCGGCGACGTGGCGGGGGCGTTGCAGCTCATCCCCGAGCACACCATGGCCGATGCCGCCCGCACCCCAGACCTCCTGGACGCCACCGCCCTCAAGGTGCTGCTCACCCCCCACAGCAGCGGGCTGTACGCGCTGTGCGCCCCCGACTCACCCGCCGAGGGCGAACTGATCACCGGCGAGGCCGTCACGGCGATCCTGCGGCGCCTCAGCGAGAACTTCCGCTACGTCATCATCGACTCCTCCGCAGGCCTGACGGAAGCGACCCTCTCGGCGCTCGAGGCGTCCACGGACATCATGCTGATGTGCTCCATGGACGTGCCCAGCGTGCGCAGCCTGCGCAAGGTCGTCGTGGCACTGGACCAGCTGCATATGACCAGCCAGCGCCGTCACCTGGTGCTCAACCGCGCCGACACTCGCGTCGGCATGTCCGCACAGGACGTCGAAGCCACCGTCGGGCTGCCCGTCGACGTCGCCGTGGCCAGCAGCAGAGCCGTTCCCCTCGCCATCAACCAGGGCATCCCGCTGGTGCTCAGCGACGCCAAGCACCCCGTGTCCAAGCAGCTTGCGCAGCTTGTCGGGCGGTTCGTGGAGCAGCCGGCCAGAGCCGGGCGGTTCGGCAAGCGGAGGAGCACCCGATGAGGCTGTCAGACCGCCTGAGCCAGGTCAACGGGGGCACGCCGAGGGCGAACCCCACCGAGCACCGCGTGCTGCCGCTGCCGGCGCCACCAGAGGAGCCGGCGACTGACCCGCTGGTCGAGCTGAAGCAGCGCGCCGAGCAGTCGCTGTTCTCCCGGCTCGGGGCCCGCCTGTACGACGCATCACTCAGCGAGGAGCAGCTGCACACCTTCGTGCGCCAGGAGCTCAGTAAGGTGATCGCCGAGGAGCGCGCGCCCCTCTCCGACACCGAGCGGGACAACCTCGTCAGCGCCATCAGCGAGAACGTCCTCGGTTACGGGCCGGTGCAGCCGTTCCTCGACGACCCCAGCGTGACCGAGGTGATGGTCAACGCGGAGAAGCGCATCTACATCGAGCGCGCGGGCAAGCTCGAGCGGACCAGCGCGCGGTTCTTCTCCGACGACCACCTGCGGCGCGTGATCGAGCGCATCGTCAGCCAGGTCGGCCGCCGCATCGACGAGTCCTCCCCCATGGTCGACGCGCGCCTGCCCGACGGGTCGCGGGTCAACGCCATCATTCCCCCGCTGTCGGTGGACGGACCGACCCTGACCATCCGCAAGTTCGCCGCGGACCCCTACCAGACCGACGACCTCGTCGGCTTCGGCACCATGACCCCCGAGATCGCCGAACTGCTCGCCGCGTGCGTGCAGGGACGACTGAACATCCTGGTTTCCGGCGGGACCGGCACCGGCAAGACGACGATGCTGAACGTCATCTCCTCGTTCGTGCCGCCTGGGGAGCGGATCGTGACCATCGAGGACTCCGTCGAGCTCCAGCTGCACCAAGACCACGTCGTCCGCCTCGAGGCCCGCCCGCCCAACATCGAAGGCAAGGGCGCGGTCGGCATCCGCGACCTGGTGCGCAACGCCCTGCGCATGCGCCCCGACCGCATCATCGTCGGCGAGGTCCGTGGCGGCGAGGCCCTCGACATGCTCCAGGCCATGAACACCGGCCACGACGGGTCACTGACGACCCTGCACGCCAACACCCCCCGCGACGCCATCGCTCGCCTTGAAACCATGGTGCTGATGGCGGGCATGGACCTGCCGATGCGGGCCATCCGCGAGCAGATCTCCTCCGCAATCGACGTCATGGTGCACGTCACACGGCTGCGCGACGGGAGCCGGCGCATCACCCATGTCACCGAGGTGCACGGCATGGAGGGCGACGTCGTCACCCTCCAGGACATCTTCACGTTTGACTACTCCGCAGGCATCGACGAGAGCGGCCGCTACCGCGGTGGCCAGCGTCCCACCGGCATCCGCCCGGCGTTCACCGAGCAGCTCAGCCACTACGGCATCCAGCTGCCGGTGCGCCTGTTCGGCCAGCCGGACAACGCCGCGGTCATCGAGGCCCTGCGCCCCGGCCGCCGGCCGCTGCCATGAGACACCGTTACGCCTTCGCGGGGGTCGCAGCAGTGGTGTTCGCGCTGGCCCTCGCGCCGGCGCTCGCAGCCGAGACGATCGACACCGACGGTCTGAGCATCACCGCGGTCGACACGACCGATCATCCTGAGGTCAGGGTCACGGTCAGCGCATCGCGGGATCAGGTCGGTCCCGACCTGCCAGCGGAGGCCTTCAGCCTCACCGAGGGCGGGCAGGATCGTGAAGTCGCCGTCCAAACACTGCCCCCTGATGAGCGCCAGGTTGTGGTCGCCATCGATGCCTCCGGCAGCATGGGCGTCGAACCAATGGAGGCCGCCAAAGCCGCCGCTGCGACGTTCGTGCAGCGGCTGCCAGAGGGGACGCGTGCCGCGGTCATCGAGTTCAGCGCGGATGCCAGGGTGGTAAGCCCCCTGTCGGCCGATGTCGCCGCGCACGTCGCGGCCATCGGTGGCATGTCGGCCGACGGTGGCACGGCGTTGTACGACGCGATCGCCGCCAGCCTGGAGCAGTTCGAGGGTGGCGACGGCCAGGCGCTCGTCCTGTTGTCCGACGGCGGCGACACGGAAAGCGCCCTCGCCCTCGACCAGATCGAGGCGCGCGTCAGGGCCTCCGGTGCCACCCTCTACATCGTCGGGCTGGAGACCGAGGCGACCGACACCGCGGCCCTCCAGCGCCTGGCCCTCGCCGGCAACGGTCGCGTCGTTTCCGCGACCGAGCCCGCTCAACTCGCGAGCATGTACGACATCATCGCGGAAGACATCATCGCGGCAGAACCACGCGACAACTACCTGCTGACCTACCGTTCCAACGTCCGGGGGCCTGTCGACCTGAGCGTCGTAGTAGCCCACCAGGCCGGCCTCTCCGAGGTGACCAGCCGGGTGACCATGCCCTCCCCGCCGGTCGTGGCCTTCGCACCCAGCATCCTGGCATCACCATGGACCCTTGCGGTCGGCGCGGCCATGGTGTTCATCGCCATCGGCCTGCTCATGCTCGTCGCCCTCTGGCCGGGCGAGGTGCGCTCGATTCTCTCCGTGCGCAGAGCGCACGACACGACGGGGGCACCCACGATCCCGGGCATGGCCTCGTTGGCCAACCGGGCGACCCTGGTGGTCGACCGCGCCCTCACCCGCCGGAGCTGGACTCCGTCGCTGAACGCCAGCCTGGAGCGTGCCGCCATCGCCCTGCGCCCGGCTGAGTTCGTCCTGCTGACCGGCTGCGCCGTGATCACCGCGTTCGCGGCCGGGCTGCTGTTCGGCGGGTTCCTGCTGGGTCTGATGCTGAGCGCAGTCGTGGTGATTGTGGCCTTCCTGGGCTTGAAGGCCCTGGGGGAACGCCGACGTGCGAGGTTCGCTGATCAGCTCGGCGAGACCCTCCAGCTACTCTCCGGCAGCCTCCGCGCCGGCTACAGCCTCCTGCAGGCCGTCGACGCCGTCGCCCGCGAGGCCGACTCCCCCACCGCCGAGGAGTTCCGGCGCATCGTGGTCGAGACCAGGCTCGGGCGCGAGCTCGACGACGCCCTGGAGGCCATGGACAACCGGATCGGCAGCGAGGACCTCCAGTGGGTGGTGCAAGCGATCACCATCCACCGCGAGGTCGGCGGTGACCTCGCGCAGGTCCTCGACACCGTCGCGGGGACCATCCGGGAACGCAACCAGATCCGCCGCCAGGTCAAGGCGCTGTCCGCCGAGGGCAAACTCTCCGCGATCGTGCTCTACGGCCTGCCGTTCGGCGTGGCTGGCTTCGTGGCCCTTACGAATCCCTCCTACCTCGCCCCTCTGGTGAGGGAGCCGATGGGATGGGCGATGCTGGCCGTGGGCGGGCTCCTGCTGGCGGTCGGCGGCGTCTGGCTGCGCAAGGTCGTCCGGATCACGTTCTAGGGAGTTGCCCGATGCCCATCCCGGTCCTTCTCGCCGCTGCCGCCGTCGCCGGCTCCCTGCCGCTGCTGTGGTGGGCCATCGCCGGCACCCGCGACCGCGCACGCCACGCCGTGGCCCACAACCTCGCCGGGGGCCTCGTCTCCACCGACCTGCGCCAGGCCGCCCTGGTGCGCGGCGCCGGCGAGCGGGCCGTGCGTCCCGCTCTCGCGTCGCTCGCCGAGCGCAGCCGCCGCTTGACCCCGGCCGGGTGGCTCGCCGCGCTCGAACGGCGCCTGGCACTGGCCGGTCGCCCGGCCGCCTGGCCGCT
This is a stretch of genomic DNA from Egibacteraceae bacterium. It encodes these proteins:
- a CDS encoding acetyl-CoA C-acetyltransferase, which gives rise to MPEPVIVAATRSPVGRAFKGSLVHLRPDDLAAAMVTAVLDKIPELDRTEIDDLMLGCGLPGGEQGFNMARVVAILAGLPTVPGTTVTRYCSSSLQTIRMAAHAIRAGEGDVFVAAGVETVSRFAKGSADSLPDTRNPRFAEAGERTARRADGGAGPWEPHAGLPDVYIAMGQTAENVAQLEGVTREGMDAFALRSQTRAVAAQRSGFFDREITPVTLPDGTVVAADDGPRPNTSLEKLASLEPVFRPDGTVTAGNACPLNDGAAAVVVMSDEKARRLGVAPLARVVASGVSALDPEIMGLGPIGATRQALARAGMTIADVDLVEINEAFAAQVIPSARRLDVDIERQLNVNGGSIAIGHPFGMTGARIMCTLLNGLATADKVVGLETMCVGGGQGMAMIVERLR
- a CDS encoding HAMP domain-containing sensor histidine kinase; its protein translation is MATNGIGSRSSPYWGGDRRQTLARPGGSPTTALLVGAGLIVGLWALVNLVGGLSAPGAGTDMILLHALLDTGAAALAVVVAVLCVVRWRLVGEAAALWSGVALLVYGIVTLALTGVLPHVFDVGDAVVWLRPASRFVVMAFLAAAVVSPPVDGRLGLTRLLLFAVSATVVLAVAFQLIPGASQYLTGGADAHLGVPASGYGSLLVTVLWGALFAGFMLRGHRESRPLLSWLGLLLLGLALAELTRLLAAYNVDLWSAGAHLLRLTALAVAMAGATIELQRAFSLQSDHLMRTVVSARAAEARVRAERQEVEERAHEARNALTAIEGASQTLERYRDRLDADTRSSLMTALSAEIARLQRLVSAEKITADRVPFKVAESLAPVVTGARTHGAGVLVDIDDELTAFGRWADTAEVVQNLIENARRYAPGSPVVVRARRECDRVLVRVEDRGPGVAPEQREAIFRRGVRGKQGDGVAGSGLGLYVSARLMRDQGGDLRLEDRPGGGAVFVVDLPAEEDSAVETGGGGHVEGVSTALDERDEAPEVVEGDGPAAHPRRAERGGLR
- a CDS encoding response regulator transcription factor, which produces MNTRILIVEDHALLAQSLQFALEDDGYEVEVAADISPEAVVKAADRFRPAIVLLDLDLGDEGSSLPIIPPLRDIGACVVMVTGEENRARLGECVNAGAMGIVPKSAPFGDLVSAVREAAELRSLLPKPDRDALLAEMRRQHAEAEKRLAAFSRLTMREKEVLAGLCDGKSAETMATEAFVSLATIRSQIRTLLQKLGVNSQIGAVAMARRAGWELDRD
- a CDS encoding Flp family type IVb pilin, coding for MIHALVTLQMLAQRAGERLNREETGATAVEYGLLVALIAAVIAATVFTLGGEIDTAFQTVVDCIQAPAAC
- a CDS encoding pilus assembly protein TadG-related protein; protein product: MRIAARIEVIPQDHGAVSVMVAVCLVMLFGATALAVDAGRLWEQRRHLVTTTDAAALAAAQLYGEASNGCAAAPGWIANNHATAAMTSCNLVPIGSNAGHVTVQARTDVDFSFAPALPSAPSSASVPSSSTAIFGQANTVFGLRPIGICKDHPALQAWITAGAQDDGQIHRIGYNKNDNAHCGEATGNWGLMAFTGEQSNAVFKEHVEVGYDGGVSIGDEVRASTGSFNNSIQPQLNTLKGQTFAVPIFSSVIDPNGQNARYVISGFLTITLHDFKVTGAAAGRWMDVEFHRRALTGTCCSSGPSTGAIVIAICAVDPDATAIAACNP
- a CDS encoding RcpC/CpaB family pilus assembly protein — protein: MARRILGIVAAVVLAAVGTGVLVLYVQGAEQRALAGERTVDVLVVQAPIKKGTTAEQLAGLVESSKIPAKVQAIDSVSSLDELDGKVAAVDLVVGEQLVATRFVEPAQLARTGSVDIPDGLQQVTLSLEPQRAVGGRLAPGDTVGVFISFAPFDLEGVILSDEEGNTAEVSKTPNTTHLTFHKVLVTNVQGEAAPAAEDDEDATTGPTPAPGGSYLITLAVDAAQAERIVFAAEFGLLWLSNEPGAAVEDGTEIRTRGNVYP
- a CDS encoding AAA family ATPase gives rise to the protein MTDSRIVLATTDPDYERRLRSAYAGALNGDLRTLSDEVLGLPASQIVEAIAGGSSPVEVLALGPGLPVEESLELARRFDLDHPEVSVVLITRPSADLWAKAARSGVRDILDPDADSAELLDVMERASQSAVRRRASFAGDPDAADATPGHIITIVSPKGGSGKTTVATNLAVGLAQVAPGEAVIVDLDLQFGDVAGALQLIPEHTMADAARTPDLLDATALKVLLTPHSSGLYALCAPDSPAEGELITGEAVTAILRRLSENFRYVIIDSSAGLTEATLSALEASTDIMLMCSMDVPSVRSLRKVVVALDQLHMTSQRRHLVLNRADTRVGMSAQDVEATVGLPVDVAVASSRAVPLAINQGIPLVLSDAKHPVSKQLAQLVGRFVEQPARAGRFGKRRSTR
- a CDS encoding CpaF family protein, whose amino-acid sequence is MRLSDRLSQVNGGTPRANPTEHRVLPLPAPPEEPATDPLVELKQRAEQSLFSRLGARLYDASLSEEQLHTFVRQELSKVIAEERAPLSDTERDNLVSAISENVLGYGPVQPFLDDPSVTEVMVNAEKRIYIERAGKLERTSARFFSDDHLRRVIERIVSQVGRRIDESSPMVDARLPDGSRVNAIIPPLSVDGPTLTIRKFAADPYQTDDLVGFGTMTPEIAELLAACVQGRLNILVSGGTGTGKTTMLNVISSFVPPGERIVTIEDSVELQLHQDHVVRLEARPPNIEGKGAVGIRDLVRNALRMRPDRIIVGEVRGGEALDMLQAMNTGHDGSLTTLHANTPRDAIARLETMVLMAGMDLPMRAIREQISSAIDVMVHVTRLRDGSRRITHVTEVHGMEGDVVTLQDIFTFDYSAGIDESGRYRGGQRPTGIRPAFTEQLSHYGIQLPVRLFGQPDNAAVIEALRPGRRPLP